One Microbacterium esteraromaticum genomic window carries:
- the rpsI gene encoding 30S ribosomal protein S9, whose product MAEIQDTTEFPQNFTTSTPEAEVQESAPRPVLSVPGAAVGRRKQAIARVRLVPGSGTITINGRTLEDYFPNKLHQQLINDPFTVLNLQGAYDVIARISGGGDSGQAGALRLGIARALNNIDAENNRPTLKKAGFLSRDARVIERKKAGLKKARKAPQYSKR is encoded by the coding sequence GTGGCTGAAATCCAGGACACCACCGAATTCCCGCAGAACTTCACGACCTCGACCCCTGAGGCCGAGGTTCAGGAGTCGGCTCCCCGCCCCGTGCTCTCCGTTCCCGGCGCCGCTGTCGGCCGTCGCAAGCAGGCCATCGCCCGTGTGCGTCTGGTTCCCGGCTCGGGCACCATCACGATCAACGGTCGCACGCTCGAGGACTACTTCCCGAACAAGCTGCACCAGCAGCTGATCAACGACCCCTTCACGGTTCTGAACCTGCAGGGTGCCTACGACGTCATCGCCCGCATCTCGGGTGGCGGCGACTCGGGCCAGGCCGGCGCGCTGCGCCTCGGCATCGCTCGTGCGCTGAACAACATCGACGCCGAGAACAACCGTCCGACCCTGAAGAAGGCCGGCTTCCTCTCGCGCGACGCTCGCGTCATCGAGCGCAAGAAGGCCGGTCTCAAGAAGGCCCGCAAGGCTCCTCAGTACTCGAAGCGCTGA
- a CDS encoding glycosyltransferase family 4 protein, which yields MSNPIALWVSPVSDIAGVARHILDVTSVGLPGWRLVVTAPEGPLLERLRELRIPVIPLPMGSTQEAMFALRHTIRQLRPAIAHSHLAKADILLAAAATGLPTRLVTTEHHIPPDRFMFHPTLRSAVTMETVHRIRLTRFRHAIAVSESTRRDMLARWHPRPPVTTILNGVDRAPSPQSRRPGLRLLSLARLSPEKDVASTLRAFALIASEHSEATLTVAGMGTEEGALRSLAADLDIEDRTFFPGFVDASQAMAEHDVLLQPSRSDNCSYSLLDAVATGMGVAASPIGGNPEILPARCIAEFGDVRGLADIAIDQGLNPRSRPALPDAVPTVAGMAQRITTIYGKVTAEPQRPELLTSMGQE from the coding sequence GTGAGCAACCCGATCGCCCTTTGGGTGAGTCCGGTATCCGACATCGCAGGTGTCGCCCGGCACATCCTCGACGTCACGTCAGTGGGACTACCAGGGTGGCGACTCGTCGTCACCGCCCCAGAGGGCCCATTGCTCGAACGCCTGCGTGAGCTTCGCATTCCCGTGATTCCCCTGCCGATGGGATCGACGCAGGAAGCCATGTTCGCGCTGCGCCACACGATCAGACAGCTGCGACCAGCGATTGCTCATTCGCATCTGGCAAAGGCCGACATCCTGCTGGCGGCGGCCGCGACCGGGCTCCCGACGCGGCTGGTCACCACTGAGCACCACATCCCGCCGGATCGATTCATGTTCCACCCGACGCTTCGTTCGGCGGTCACGATGGAGACGGTTCATCGCATCCGACTGACGCGCTTCCGCCACGCCATCGCAGTCAGCGAATCCACGCGACGCGACATGCTCGCCCGCTGGCATCCGCGGCCGCCGGTGACGACGATCCTGAATGGCGTCGACCGCGCCCCATCGCCACAGAGCAGACGACCGGGCCTTCGGCTGCTCTCGCTTGCGCGCCTCTCCCCCGAGAAGGACGTCGCCTCGACGCTGCGCGCCTTCGCCCTGATCGCCTCCGAACACTCCGAAGCCACTCTCACCGTCGCCGGGATGGGCACAGAGGAAGGGGCATTGCGCTCCCTTGCGGCTGACCTCGACATCGAAGACCGCACCTTCTTTCCTGGCTTCGTCGATGCGAGCCAGGCGATGGCCGAACACGATGTGCTGCTGCAGCCGTCACGCTCCGACAACTGCTCGTACTCGCTGCTCGACGCGGTAGCGACGGGGATGGGGGTAGCAGCCAGTCCGATCGGCGGCAACCCGGAGATCCTGCCCGCTCGGTGCATCGCGGAGTTCGGCGATGTCAGAGGTCTCGCTGACATCGCCATCGATCAGGGCCTCAATCCTCGATCCAGGCCTGCGCTGCCGGACGCCGTGCCCACCGTGGCCGGCATGGCCCAGCGCATCACCACGATCTACGGCAAGGTGACGGCCGAGCCACAACGTCCTGAGTTGCTCACGTCGATGGGACAGGAATGA
- a CDS encoding Coenzyme F420 hydrogenase/dehydrogenase, beta subunit C-terminal domain, whose amino-acid sequence MLSAWTGWATDAELRRRGSSGGVLSALVALLASEGEIVAGAAADTRDPRRSVSVTITTREQALASAGSRYAPCAPTERLSDSNVGALVGKPCEVMGIRSDSGNRDVAPLLLSFFCAGVPNQQATDQLVQTLGVPVGETVSDLWYRGRGWPGNFTVERPDGTELSMSYDESWGRHLGPTVQWRCRVCPDGVGESADVAVGDFWHSKADGSPDFDESEGRSVVLVRTRRGQELLARAVERGAIVVEPVNLQDVLAVQPYHFTRRKYMVGRILGNALAGARTPRMRGFRLIWLARKSPFRVWHEILGTRRRRRAWTKSIRGHNSSS is encoded by the coding sequence GTGCTGTCGGCTTGGACTGGATGGGCGACAGACGCGGAGTTGCGCCGACGAGGGAGCAGTGGAGGAGTGTTGTCCGCTCTCGTCGCCCTTCTGGCGAGCGAGGGGGAGATAGTCGCAGGGGCCGCAGCTGACACTCGTGACCCCCGACGAAGCGTGAGCGTCACGATCACAACCCGTGAGCAGGCACTGGCGTCAGCAGGCTCGCGGTACGCTCCGTGTGCGCCGACCGAGAGGCTGTCCGATTCCAACGTCGGCGCATTGGTCGGCAAGCCCTGTGAGGTGATGGGTATTCGCAGTGACTCCGGGAACCGCGACGTCGCCCCGCTGCTTCTTAGCTTCTTTTGTGCTGGAGTTCCTAATCAGCAGGCGACTGACCAGTTGGTGCAGACGTTGGGCGTACCGGTAGGCGAGACGGTATCGGACCTTTGGTATCGCGGACGTGGGTGGCCGGGGAACTTCACTGTTGAGCGTCCGGATGGCACCGAATTGAGCATGTCGTACGACGAGAGTTGGGGGCGACATCTTGGCCCGACGGTGCAATGGCGGTGCAGGGTCTGCCCTGACGGTGTGGGCGAGTCTGCGGACGTCGCAGTGGGAGACTTCTGGCATTCGAAGGCAGATGGATCCCCTGATTTCGATGAGTCAGAAGGACGCTCCGTAGTCTTGGTGCGTACCCGACGGGGTCAGGAATTGCTGGCGCGCGCCGTGGAGCGCGGGGCCATCGTGGTTGAGCCGGTGAATCTGCAGGACGTGCTCGCTGTGCAGCCGTACCATTTCACTCGCCGCAAGTACATGGTTGGGCGGATTCTCGGAAATGCTCTGGCGGGCGCGCGGACGCCAAGAATGAGAGGGTTCAGGCTGATCTGGTTGGCGCGAAAGTCGCCTTTCCGGGTGTGGCACGAAATCCTCGGTACGCGACGTCGGCGACGTGCATGGACGAAGTCCATTAGAGGTCACAACAGTTCCTCGTGA
- a CDS encoding lipopolysaccharide biosynthesis protein, translating into MTSQDHGHLGGRAARSAARLLGGQSALFVIQLTSIVVLARLLTPQEYGIVAMALAFTGFGHLLRDVGLSSAAIQAPTLSHAQRSNLFWINTGIGAAMATVVMVLAPVIAIYYAEPTVLWIVLGFAPTLLLSGMATQLRAHAVRTLQLGRLALVDVTSALLGLASAILLAYAGGGAWALVIQQLVGGLCTLILMLALGGWMPGWIHRGVPMRAFFAFGVPLFGSQLLTYFASNLDSMLMGRHYGSVLTGLYNRSLQLVRVPMNQLRSPLGQLALSVLSRIQSDDSRLISYVSQGQRAMGYPLLFAAGLLAAMAPAVIDVAIGDQWASAAPFVRLIAVGEGLTTLAGVGGWIYTSRGLGAALLKYTVVSASVKACLLITAAAFGPIWIAAAFAFAPVVLWPLSLIWVGKVANLRTLPLLVNSCRMVAVATIASIAAYFSLEWVLSAGAGSIVGIAAGCFAALITAAAAAVIPAVRNDYLLSFQLVKTAMVRPS; encoded by the coding sequence ATGACCTCGCAGGACCACGGCCACCTTGGTGGACGTGCGGCTCGTAGCGCGGCCCGCCTCCTCGGCGGTCAATCGGCCTTGTTTGTCATCCAACTAACGTCGATCGTTGTTCTTGCTAGGCTGCTCACGCCGCAGGAGTATGGCATTGTCGCAATGGCGCTTGCGTTCACTGGATTCGGTCACTTGCTTCGCGATGTTGGACTGTCGAGTGCAGCGATCCAGGCGCCTACGCTGTCGCACGCACAACGATCCAACCTATTCTGGATCAACACCGGGATCGGTGCCGCCATGGCTACCGTGGTGATGGTATTGGCGCCGGTAATCGCCATCTATTATGCGGAGCCAACGGTGCTGTGGATTGTGCTCGGGTTCGCCCCAACCTTGCTTCTGTCAGGGATGGCGACGCAGCTCAGAGCGCATGCGGTGCGCACATTGCAGTTGGGTCGCCTCGCGCTCGTCGACGTCACCTCTGCGTTGCTGGGTCTCGCCTCGGCCATCTTGCTCGCTTATGCAGGCGGTGGCGCCTGGGCCTTGGTAATACAACAACTGGTCGGCGGGCTATGTACGCTCATCCTCATGCTGGCGCTCGGCGGCTGGATGCCAGGGTGGATTCATCGCGGTGTGCCGATGCGGGCCTTCTTCGCCTTCGGAGTCCCTCTCTTCGGGTCTCAGCTTCTGACCTATTTCGCTAGCAATCTCGATTCCATGCTGATGGGGCGTCACTACGGGAGTGTTCTGACGGGGCTCTACAACCGATCATTGCAGCTCGTTCGAGTGCCGATGAATCAGCTGCGGTCACCCCTTGGGCAGCTCGCTCTTTCCGTGCTCTCCAGAATACAATCCGATGATTCGCGTCTCATCAGCTATGTCAGCCAAGGTCAACGCGCGATGGGATATCCACTGTTGTTCGCCGCTGGTCTACTTGCAGCGATGGCGCCAGCCGTGATCGACGTCGCTATCGGTGATCAATGGGCCTCCGCAGCTCCGTTTGTTCGCCTCATCGCTGTGGGAGAAGGCCTGACAACTCTTGCGGGTGTCGGCGGCTGGATCTACACGAGCCGTGGTCTTGGCGCGGCGCTTCTGAAGTACACCGTCGTGTCGGCTTCCGTCAAAGCTTGTCTACTTATCACCGCTGCAGCGTTCGGCCCGATCTGGATCGCTGCCGCGTTCGCCTTCGCACCCGTGGTGTTGTGGCCGCTCTCGCTTATCTGGGTGGGCAAGGTTGCCAATCTGCGCACCTTGCCGCTTCTCGTGAACTCATGCCGAATGGTTGCCGTTGCCACGATCGCGTCAATAGCGGCCTACTTTTCGCTCGAATGGGTGTTGTCTGCAGGCGCAGGATCGATTGTTGGAATCGCCGCCGGTTGCTTTGCCGCGCTCATCACCGCTGCAGCAGCAGCGGTGATACCGGCAGTGCGTAACGACTACCTACTCAGCTTCCAATTGGTGAAGACAGCTATGGTCCGGCCAAGCTGA
- a CDS encoding glycosyltransferase family 2 protein, whose amino-acid sequence MKASVVIPTRGGAARLPALLDSLSEQTHSDWEAIVVIDGDVDDSESVVSRYSHLPVRSVVFPENRGRVAALNAGFATSTGDVLIRADDDFELSPEHISAHVRPHVDGECGVVGLPRNVAPLTPYMRVYGHHADQRGREEAYRSRADARWRLWGGNVSVSRAVYERIGDYDDRYRGYGWEDIDYGFRLHRAGIPVVLADDAEVIHHVAATTTEIRVRRAFDSGSARWTFDTIHGVGTSGPAAPADRSLWNHAVTGLSRVLSRGSSLKLARFVDRALPILPPAFGRRAVGLTVEASGFAGYRRARQAADGPGVEAL is encoded by the coding sequence ATGAAGGCCTCGGTAGTCATCCCCACCCGGGGCGGTGCTGCTCGTCTGCCCGCCCTCCTGGATTCGCTCAGCGAGCAGACGCACTCGGATTGGGAGGCGATCGTCGTGATCGACGGCGACGTCGACGACTCCGAGTCGGTCGTCAGCCGCTACAGTCACCTCCCGGTGCGATCTGTCGTGTTCCCCGAGAACCGTGGACGAGTCGCAGCCCTCAACGCAGGGTTCGCGACATCGACAGGCGACGTGCTGATCCGCGCGGACGACGATTTCGAACTGAGCCCCGAGCACATCTCGGCTCATGTCCGCCCGCACGTGGATGGTGAATGCGGCGTTGTCGGGCTGCCGCGCAATGTGGCGCCGCTGACGCCGTACATGCGCGTCTACGGGCATCACGCCGACCAGAGAGGACGCGAGGAGGCGTACCGCTCGAGAGCCGACGCGCGCTGGCGGCTGTGGGGCGGAAACGTGTCAGTGAGCAGAGCCGTCTATGAACGCATCGGCGATTACGATGACCGCTACCGCGGATACGGCTGGGAAGACATCGACTACGGCTTCCGGCTGCATCGCGCAGGCATACCGGTCGTGCTCGCCGACGACGCTGAAGTGATTCATCATGTGGCCGCGACCACCACGGAGATCCGTGTGCGCCGTGCATTCGACTCCGGATCGGCACGATGGACTTTTGACACAATCCACGGCGTCGGCACCAGTGGCCCGGCTGCTCCCGCCGATCGGTCGCTCTGGAATCACGCCGTCACCGGGCTCTCGCGGGTGCTGTCTCGAGGGAGCAGCCTGAAGCTAGCTCGTTTCGTCGACCGTGCTCTGCCGATTCTGCCGCCCGCGTTCGGTCGTCGCGCCGTCGGCTTGACGGTCGAAGCCTCAGGCTTCGCCGGTTACCGCCGCGCACGGCAGGCAGCCGATGGCCCAGGTGTGGAAGCGCTATGA
- a CDS encoding glycosyltransferase family 2 protein, whose amino-acid sequence MQNTVSIVIPHFGDPEPTIALIDQLTNQTKQVVEIIVVDDASPVPLPDQPRATVIRRTANGGFGATCNTGARAAEGELLLFLNSDLEVPADFVEKLTDRAAPWQPCVAGPRIVDSGGINGSARHFPTIGHQVMEWLVPLARFHGTRWMSERIGHDTRVVTGSTPGVTDWVVGAAMLIPRSEFLSIGGFDEEYYMNCEEVDLQLRLNREHIPAVYIPDTSVTHVGGGSSPSTRRAFWVAAARNRYAEKWGHPNLLALALTSATVVNFGWNCIRRIRNGAVRPLASARHELALIRSSVNSH is encoded by the coding sequence GTGCAGAACACCGTCAGCATCGTCATCCCGCATTTCGGGGACCCCGAACCGACCATCGCGTTGATCGACCAATTGACGAATCAGACGAAGCAGGTTGTCGAGATCATCGTCGTGGACGACGCCTCGCCGGTTCCGCTGCCCGATCAACCGCGGGCGACAGTCATCAGGCGCACCGCCAACGGAGGCTTCGGAGCAACGTGCAACACCGGTGCGCGCGCCGCTGAAGGCGAGCTGCTGCTCTTCCTCAACTCCGACCTCGAGGTGCCGGCAGACTTCGTCGAGAAACTGACAGATCGCGCTGCACCCTGGCAGCCCTGCGTTGCCGGTCCACGAATCGTGGACTCGGGCGGAATCAACGGATCAGCGCGTCACTTCCCGACGATCGGCCATCAGGTCATGGAATGGCTCGTGCCATTGGCAAGATTCCATGGGACTCGATGGATGTCAGAGCGCATCGGCCATGACACCAGAGTCGTCACCGGCAGCACACCAGGCGTCACGGACTGGGTGGTCGGCGCGGCGATGCTCATTCCGAGATCGGAGTTCCTCTCCATCGGCGGATTCGATGAGGAGTACTACATGAACTGCGAGGAAGTCGACTTGCAGTTGCGCCTGAATCGCGAACACATCCCGGCCGTCTACATTCCCGACACCAGCGTCACTCATGTGGGCGGCGGATCGTCTCCGTCCACGAGACGAGCCTTCTGGGTTGCGGCCGCCCGCAATCGGTACGCGGAGAAGTGGGGACATCCGAACCTGCTCGCACTCGCGCTGACCTCGGCAACGGTCGTCAACTTCGGCTGGAACTGCATACGCCGGATCCGCAACGGCGCGGTGCGCCCCCTGGCGAGCGCACGCCACGAGCTCGCACTGATCCGGTCTTCCGTCAACTCGCATTGA
- the rplM gene encoding 50S ribosomal protein L13 → MTRTYTPKAGQVQRDWIVIDATDVVLGRLASHAAAILRGKHKATFAPHVDTGDFVIIVNADKVALTGQKLQKKMAYRHSGYPGGLTATSYAELLEKHPVRAVEKAVRGMLPKNTLGRQQLSKLKVYAGAEHPHAAQQPTPYTLDQVAQ, encoded by the coding sequence GTGACGCGCACTTACACCCCGAAGGCCGGGCAGGTCCAGCGTGACTGGATCGTCATCGACGCCACCGACGTCGTTCTCGGTCGTCTCGCCTCGCACGCAGCAGCGATCCTGCGTGGCAAGCACAAGGCCACCTTCGCTCCCCACGTCGACACCGGTGACTTCGTCATCATCGTCAACGCCGACAAGGTCGCCCTCACGGGTCAGAAGCTCCAGAAGAAGATGGCCTACCGCCACTCGGGTTACCCGGGCGGTCTGACGGCCACCTCGTACGCCGAGCTCCTCGAGAAGCACCCGGTTCGCGCCGTGGAGAAGGCCGTCCGCGGCATGCTCCCCAAGAACACCCTGGGTCGTCAGCAGCTGTCGAAGCTCAAGGTCTACGCAGGTGCCGAGCACCCGCACGCCGCTCAGCAGCCCACGCCGTACACCCTCGACCAGGTCGCGCAGTAA
- a CDS encoding polysaccharide pyruvyl transferase family protein encodes MRVLVLWAAPRHANFGVAALAEGAQALVHQAVGDADVRFHGTGIDGDGPMNIGHLPPLVKEVFVRNKGLRDWLRGFDLLIDMRGGDSFTDIYGLKRLYKMSFVPLYARRLGVPVVLGPQTIGPFKSQAGRRLAQYVLRSASQVHSRDPVSAHAAQQLGRPVDGISTDVAFAIAPPVSGPSRDVMFNVSGLLWSENPHVDNTTYRASVCKSIDGLLANGREVTALAHVVGANEAPGDNDRFALAELEQLYGDRLTYLTPTDLQDVRSQISGARLMIGARMHACLNAMSVGVPAVPMAYSRKFKPLLDQIGWEQTIDLSASPEHVADQVLRSSEAELGQGVAAVRERAGRLLTSTARDIAQLLR; translated from the coding sequence ATGCGAGTTCTCGTCCTCTGGGCAGCTCCTCGGCACGCCAACTTTGGGGTCGCAGCGCTCGCCGAAGGCGCTCAGGCACTAGTCCATCAGGCTGTCGGCGATGCCGACGTGCGGTTCCATGGCACGGGAATTGATGGCGACGGGCCAATGAACATCGGCCATTTGCCTCCGCTTGTCAAAGAGGTATTCGTGCGCAACAAGGGATTGCGTGACTGGCTCCGTGGCTTCGACCTCCTGATTGACATGCGCGGAGGGGACAGCTTCACAGATATCTACGGCCTGAAACGGTTGTACAAGATGTCATTTGTGCCGCTTTACGCCAGACGCCTCGGAGTCCCCGTGGTACTAGGACCACAGACTATCGGCCCATTCAAGTCGCAGGCCGGCAGACGACTGGCGCAATACGTTCTGAGAAGTGCGTCTCAAGTGCATTCCCGGGACCCCGTCAGTGCCCATGCCGCACAGCAGCTCGGGCGCCCCGTAGACGGGATCTCGACAGATGTGGCGTTCGCCATCGCGCCACCGGTCTCAGGGCCCAGCCGCGACGTCATGTTCAACGTGTCGGGCCTTTTGTGGTCGGAGAATCCGCACGTCGACAACACGACCTATCGCGCCTCGGTATGCAAGTCAATAGATGGGCTGCTTGCGAATGGCCGCGAAGTCACCGCTCTGGCACACGTCGTGGGCGCGAACGAAGCGCCAGGAGATAACGATCGGTTCGCGCTCGCCGAACTAGAGCAACTCTACGGGGACCGGCTGACGTACTTGACGCCCACCGATCTGCAGGACGTGCGCTCCCAGATCAGTGGAGCGCGTCTGATGATCGGCGCGCGTATGCATGCCTGCCTTAACGCGATGTCGGTAGGAGTACCGGCCGTTCCCATGGCGTACTCGCGGAAGTTCAAGCCTTTGCTCGATCAGATCGGCTGGGAACAGACGATTGATCTCAGCGCGTCCCCCGAACACGTCGCCGACCAAGTGCTGCGCTCGAGTGAGGCGGAACTGGGCCAGGGAGTAGCCGCAGTGCGAGAGCGCGCAGGACGATTGCTCACGTCGACCGCGCGTGATATCGCCCAATTGCTTCGATAG
- a CDS encoding choice-of-anchor G family protein: MVEATLDSVNPPSGLSRRTVMKGAAWTVPALMVATAAPAYAASPQFCAPVGTKFDAQARGRMVSGAIGGVNLDAIASVNGAHATAFGTTATDTESSALSVTALQALTLNFGTLTGAVSNLLDLTTGQNAGALNQFARANESVGGPTLADVGASGAVNQDSGALTLNNSSPNPPELGSVDLRSLLAQLTGNTAAANLVASVSDLKLRIGASAGRTSYDSLCVTPAPGELTRDYLIAYLRLVIQTAVVGQLIGGISTGLNGTTISVSTQALLDALKPIPVLGPIIAGVGAALATVNSTITVNTAQLTQQSIPNAPNAALAVHPSEGTITLDVASLLGGAYTGDISEWLNSRGPNTRLFVDAGLPAGGIAAVLDQWVNALVDRLTQLATVDITITAVGIVRIRVQGTLADLLAGNGTVAVEVPNLLPPFGWTPLAGVNLGAVAAAVGGVVRGAIAALFNSQTGALRGTLDVLNVLLSNLFSVLSGVLAITVNAQNSAGGTVPAYYQAITPVGRYDVAALHLELLGVAGGLLNLSVARGSSGENNAR; encoded by the coding sequence ATGGTTGAAGCAACCCTAGATTCCGTCAACCCGCCGTCTGGCCTGTCGCGCCGTACTGTCATGAAGGGCGCGGCGTGGACCGTTCCCGCTCTGATGGTCGCGACTGCTGCGCCGGCCTACGCAGCCAGCCCGCAGTTCTGCGCGCCCGTCGGCACCAAGTTCGACGCGCAGGCGCGGGGCCGCATGGTCAGCGGCGCGATCGGCGGTGTCAATCTCGACGCCATCGCCTCGGTCAACGGCGCTCACGCCACGGCATTCGGAACGACGGCCACAGACACCGAATCCTCCGCTCTCAGCGTCACGGCCCTGCAGGCGCTGACCCTGAACTTCGGCACCCTCACCGGAGCCGTCTCCAACCTGCTCGACCTGACGACCGGGCAGAACGCAGGCGCGCTCAACCAGTTCGCACGCGCCAACGAATCCGTGGGCGGGCCGACGCTCGCCGATGTCGGCGCATCGGGGGCGGTGAACCAGGACTCGGGTGCGCTGACGCTCAACAACAGCTCGCCCAACCCGCCCGAGCTGGGCTCCGTCGACCTGCGTTCGCTGCTCGCGCAGCTCACAGGCAACACGGCCGCGGCGAATCTGGTCGCCTCGGTCTCTGACCTGAAACTCCGCATCGGGGCATCCGCCGGCCGCACGTCGTACGACTCGCTCTGCGTCACGCCGGCTCCCGGCGAGCTCACGCGCGACTACCTCATCGCGTACCTGCGCCTTGTGATCCAGACCGCCGTGGTCGGTCAGCTCATCGGCGGCATCTCCACCGGGCTCAACGGAACCACCATCTCGGTGTCGACCCAGGCCCTGCTCGACGCGCTGAAGCCGATCCCCGTGCTCGGCCCCATCATCGCCGGAGTCGGCGCCGCCCTCGCGACCGTCAACTCCACGATCACCGTGAACACCGCTCAGCTCACCCAGCAGTCGATTCCGAACGCGCCGAATGCTGCGCTCGCGGTGCACCCGAGCGAGGGAACGATCACGCTCGACGTCGCCTCGCTCCTGGGCGGCGCGTACACGGGCGACATCTCCGAGTGGCTGAACAGCCGCGGCCCGAACACCCGCCTGTTCGTCGACGCCGGGCTGCCCGCCGGCGGCATCGCGGCCGTCCTGGATCAGTGGGTCAACGCGCTGGTCGATCGACTCACGCAGCTCGCGACAGTCGACATCACCATCACCGCGGTGGGAATCGTTCGGATCCGGGTGCAGGGCACCCTGGCCGACCTCCTCGCCGGCAACGGCACGGTGGCGGTCGAGGTTCCCAACCTGCTGCCGCCGTTCGGCTGGACGCCTCTTGCGGGAGTGAACCTCGGGGCAGTCGCAGCCGCCGTCGGAGGTGTCGTGCGGGGCGCCATCGCGGCGCTGTTCAACTCGCAGACCGGCGCCCTGCGCGGCACGCTCGATGTGCTCAACGTGCTGCTGTCGAACCTGTTCAGCGTTCTGAGCGGTGTGCTGGCGATCACCGTCAATGCGCAGAACTCCGCAGGCGGCACCGTTCCTGCCTACTACCAGGCCATCACGCCGGTGGGGCGCTACGACGTGGCGGCACTCCACCTCGAGCTGCTCGGAGTGGCCGGCGGCCTGCTCAACCTCAGCGTGGCCCGCGGTTCGAGCGGTGAGAACAACGCACGCTGA
- a CDS encoding acyltransferase family protein, translating to MGPGAFNSLGPWAVAGFFVISGYLIAGSRDHSALGPFFWRRFLRIYPAFAVVLAVTAFVFAPLSTLVMGEYSIAAGLEYLFKNAGMYIFTFDVSDTLTSAPYPDAWNGSLWTLFFEALCYLGIGLAMTIIPRRWLVSVLVLTLVGGMAVTAAHVYFDVLHVNVILHAVRLGTYFVAGALLYVLREHVACRWEIAAASAVAVILTIATGTFDILAAIPLAYLCMWLGIALPLHRVGAKNDISYGMYIYAFPVQQLLAITIGPYLPLWLFMLASITATIPFAWASWVFVERPVMLRSRRKKHTGTLVAPVFPARP from the coding sequence ATCGGGCCTGGAGCTTTCAACTCGCTCGGTCCCTGGGCTGTAGCTGGATTCTTCGTGATCTCCGGCTACCTGATCGCCGGCAGCCGTGACCACTCTGCGCTCGGCCCATTCTTCTGGCGCCGATTTCTGAGGATCTATCCAGCGTTCGCGGTCGTCCTTGCGGTGACGGCGTTCGTGTTCGCCCCACTGTCGACGCTCGTGATGGGTGAATACTCGATAGCGGCCGGACTTGAGTATCTGTTCAAGAACGCGGGCATGTACATCTTCACTTTCGACGTGAGCGATACTCTCACCAGCGCACCCTACCCTGACGCGTGGAACGGGTCACTGTGGACGCTCTTCTTCGAGGCACTCTGCTATCTCGGGATCGGCTTGGCGATGACGATCATCCCTCGACGATGGTTGGTGTCGGTCCTCGTGCTCACACTCGTCGGCGGCATGGCGGTGACCGCCGCACACGTGTACTTTGACGTGCTGCATGTGAACGTCATTCTGCACGCTGTTCGCCTCGGAACCTACTTCGTCGCTGGCGCTCTCCTCTACGTCCTGCGAGAGCATGTCGCGTGCCGGTGGGAGATCGCCGCCGCATCCGCTGTCGCCGTGATCCTCACCATCGCAACCGGGACGTTCGACATCCTCGCGGCCATCCCGCTGGCGTACCTGTGCATGTGGCTGGGTATCGCCTTGCCACTGCACCGAGTCGGTGCGAAGAACGACATCTCTTACGGGATGTACATCTACGCCTTCCCGGTACAGCAGCTTCTCGCGATCACGATCGGCCCATACCTGCCACTCTGGCTGTTCATGCTTGCGTCGATCACCGCCACCATTCCCTTCGCCTGGGCGAGTTGGGTTTTCGTCGAGCGACCTGTGATGCTTCGAAGTCGCCGCAAGAAGCACACTGGGACTCTGGTTGCGCCTGTCTTCCCGGCACGCCCCTAG